Proteins encoded within one genomic window of Spirulina major PCC 6313:
- the crtO gene encoding beta-carotene ketolase CrtO, with the protein METYDVIVIGAGHNGLVCAAYLLKAGYSVLLLEKRPVPGGAATTEEAMPVDAPGFKFNLCAIDHEFIHLGPVVEELELGKYGLEYLPCDPVVYCPLPDGSQFLAHKSIEKTCAGIAHYSERDAVKYAEFASYWQQLGGAIAPLFNAPPMAILDILGNYGLENLKDLLAVLGSRNKVLDFVRNMITSPTELLEEWFDSETIKAPLARLAAEIGAPPSQKGIAVGAMMMAMRHHPGMSRPKGGTGALTQALVNLVTAKGGKILTEQAVKRLLIDDGRVIGVEVANGSEFRAIKGVISNIDARRLFLNLVAPDEIGAADPKLRDRLDRRIVNNNETILKIDCALSEAPRFEAYNHSDEYLVGSVLIADSVDHVEKAHALCTFGEIPDRDPSLYAVCPTILDPSMAPEGKHTLWIEFFAPYQIKGAEGTGLDGTGWTDAVKEQVADRVIDKLATYAPNVKRSIMARRVESPAELAQRLGSYKGNCYHMDMTLDQMIFFRPLPEIADYKTPIEGLYLTGAGTHPGGSISGMPGRNCARVFMQSQNPLVHRLGDAQAYVRSLVKAALGVSGG; encoded by the coding sequence ATGGAAACCTACGATGTCATTGTTATTGGGGCAGGACATAACGGCCTCGTCTGTGCCGCCTACCTCCTGAAAGCTGGGTATAGCGTGCTCCTTCTCGAAAAACGCCCCGTCCCCGGCGGTGCTGCCACCACCGAAGAAGCCATGCCCGTCGATGCGCCGGGCTTTAAATTTAATCTCTGTGCTATTGATCATGAGTTTATCCACCTCGGCCCGGTGGTGGAGGAGTTGGAACTGGGGAAGTATGGCCTAGAGTATTTACCCTGTGATCCGGTGGTCTATTGCCCGCTGCCCGATGGCTCCCAATTTTTAGCCCATAAATCGATTGAAAAAACCTGCGCGGGGATTGCCCACTATAGCGAGCGGGATGCGGTCAAATATGCGGAATTCGCGAGCTATTGGCAGCAGTTGGGGGGGGCGATCGCGCCCCTATTCAACGCGCCCCCGATGGCAATTCTCGACATCCTCGGTAACTACGGCCTGGAAAACTTAAAAGACCTCCTAGCGGTATTGGGATCGCGCAACAAGGTGCTGGATTTTGTCCGCAACATGATCACCTCCCCCACCGAGTTACTAGAAGAATGGTTTGACAGCGAAACGATCAAGGCTCCCCTGGCTCGCCTCGCCGCCGAAATTGGTGCGCCGCCGTCTCAAAAAGGCATCGCCGTCGGTGCGATGATGATGGCCATGCGCCACCATCCGGGGATGTCTCGCCCCAAAGGCGGTACGGGAGCGTTAACCCAGGCCCTCGTCAACCTCGTCACCGCCAAGGGGGGCAAAATCCTCACCGAGCAGGCGGTGAAACGGCTACTGATTGATGATGGGCGGGTGATTGGCGTGGAAGTGGCCAACGGTAGCGAGTTCCGGGCGATTAAGGGCGTGATTTCTAACATTGATGCGCGGCGGCTGTTTTTGAATTTGGTGGCCCCGGATGAGATTGGCGCGGCTGATCCGAAGTTGCGCGATCGCCTCGATCGCCGCATCGTCAACAACAACGAAACGATCCTGAAAATTGATTGTGCCCTCTCCGAAGCCCCCCGCTTTGAAGCCTACAACCACAGCGATGAATATTTAGTGGGGTCAGTGTTGATCGCCGATTCCGTGGATCATGTGGAAAAAGCCCACGCCCTCTGTACCTTTGGCGAAATCCCCGATCGCGACCCCTCCCTGTACGCGGTCTGTCCGACGATTCTCGATCCCTCCATGGCTCCGGAGGGTAAACACACCCTCTGGATTGAATTTTTCGCGCCGTACCAAATTAAAGGCGCAGAGGGGACGGGGCTGGATGGCACGGGCTGGACGGATGCGGTGAAGGAACAAGTGGCCGATCGCGTCATCGATAAGCTCGCCACCTATGCCCCCAATGTGAAACGCTCAATCATGGCGCGACGGGTGGAAAGTCCGGCGGAACTGGCCCAGCGGCTGGGATCTTACAAGGGCAACTGTTATCACATGGACATGACCTTGGATCAAATGATCTTTTTCCGCCCCTTGCCGGAAATTGCGGACTATAAAACGCCGATTGAGGGGCTGTATCTAACGGGAGCGGGAACCCATCCGGGCGGCTCGATTTCGGGAATGCCGGGGCGCAACTGTGCGCGGGTGTTCATGCAGTCCCAAAATCCGTTAGTTCATCGCTTAGGGGATGCGCAGGCCTATGTGCGATCGCTCGTGAAAGCTGCCTTGGGGGTATCCGGCGGGTGA
- a CDS encoding STAS domain-containing protein encodes MNPAIKVVEPSGILDGTKANEFRQEISDHVSNGVEMILIDFKDVTFMDSSGLGALVLALKTVRAAKPHKTQMCLCSINEQIRMLFELTSMDRVFDIYDTRDDFEAQINAPQ; translated from the coding sequence ATGAATCCAGCAATTAAAGTGGTTGAGCCGTCCGGCATCTTAGATGGCACGAAGGCGAATGAATTTCGCCAAGAAATTAGCGATCATGTGTCCAACGGGGTAGAAATGATCCTAATCGACTTTAAAGATGTCACCTTCATGGATAGCTCAGGGTTAGGTGCGTTGGTGCTTGCCCTCAAAACCGTGCGGGCCGCCAAACCTCACAAAACTCAAATGTGTCTCTGCTCGATCAACGAACAGATCAGAATGTTGTTTGAGTTGACAAGCATGGATCGGGTCTTTGATATTTACGACACCCGCGATGACTTTGAAGCCCAAATCAACGCACCGCAATAG
- a CDS encoding PP2C family protein-serine/threonine phosphatase, with protein MENIVIIDDDPAIQMLLKRTLASRGYEVTVASNGADGLAQVQALHPAMVICDWVMPKMNGLDVCRHVKSLPELATTFFILLTSKGSVEDRVEGLDAGADDFLCKPIEMFELEARIRSGLRLYQLNNDLQRQKQLLETELAEAADYVCSLLPEPSPSPPLVVDMRFIPSSQLGGDSFDYYWLDDQYAVMYLLDVSGHGLRAALPSVSVLNLLRSQALKQVNYRQPGEVLAGLNEIFQMTARNDKYFTIWYGVYNQKNRQLTYASAGHPPALLLSPQRNGTIHTSPLKTPGFPVGMFPNVVYEEAVCKVAPNSSLYLFSDGIYELPQPDGELWGLDRFTRQLQDYRLSPDRNLDQIIAQMKVINQNLAFDDDLSLLEINFAH; from the coding sequence ATGGAGAATATTGTAATTATTGACGATGACCCGGCGATTCAGATGCTGTTAAAGCGGACGCTGGCGAGTCGTGGCTACGAGGTAACGGTGGCGAGCAATGGGGCAGATGGGTTAGCGCAGGTGCAGGCATTACACCCGGCGATGGTGATTTGTGACTGGGTGATGCCGAAGATGAACGGCTTGGATGTCTGCCGTCATGTCAAGTCGTTGCCGGAGTTGGCGACGACGTTTTTTATTCTGCTCACCTCGAAGGGGTCTGTGGAGGATCGAGTCGAGGGGTTGGATGCGGGGGCGGATGATTTTCTCTGTAAGCCGATTGAGATGTTTGAGTTAGAGGCGCGGATTCGCTCCGGGCTGCGGCTCTATCAACTTAATAATGATTTGCAGCGACAGAAGCAGTTGCTAGAGACCGAATTGGCGGAGGCGGCGGATTATGTCTGTTCGTTGTTGCCAGAACCGTCGCCGTCGCCGCCGTTGGTGGTGGATATGCGGTTTATTCCGTCGAGTCAGTTGGGGGGGGATAGTTTTGATTATTATTGGCTCGATGATCAATATGCGGTGATGTATTTGCTCGATGTGTCGGGCCATGGGTTGCGGGCGGCGTTGCCGTCGGTGTCGGTGCTGAATTTGTTGCGATCGCAAGCCCTCAAGCAAGTCAACTACCGTCAACCGGGAGAAGTCCTCGCCGGTTTGAATGAAATTTTTCAAATGACCGCCCGCAACGATAAATACTTCACGATTTGGTACGGGGTCTATAACCAAAAAAATCGCCAACTCACCTACGCCAGTGCGGGTCATCCCCCCGCGCTCCTGCTCTCCCCCCAACGGAATGGCACGATCCACACCTCACCCTTGAAAACCCCTGGCTTCCCGGTGGGCATGTTTCCCAACGTGGTCTATGAAGAAGCCGTCTGCAAAGTTGCGCCCAATTCGAGCCTGTACTTATTCAGTGATGGGATTTATGAACTCCCCCAACCCGATGGGGAACTGTGGGGCCTAGACCGCTTCACCCGTCAGTTACAGGACTATCGTTTAAGCCCCGATCGCAACCTTGACCAAATTATTGCGCAGATGAAGGTGATTAACCAAAATCTGGCGTTTGATGATGATTTATCATTGCTCGAAATTAACTTTGCCCATTAG
- a CDS encoding ATP-binding protein, with protein MDVLHQSTLTTQTRLKQLDPVLAWFNASYSPEIDSKTWIQCELALAEGFTNAVRHAHEGLAATTPIELEVRRYGDRIEIRIWDHGPPFDLEACLNKVNAQAGNSSGGGGRGIAILQKIADHLSYQRTEHPQNCLLIVKHYRRSSG; from the coding sequence TTGGACGTTCTGCATCAAAGCACGCTCACGACTCAAACTCGATTAAAGCAGCTTGACCCTGTTTTGGCCTGGTTTAATGCGAGTTATAGTCCTGAAATTGACTCCAAAACTTGGATTCAGTGTGAGTTGGCTTTAGCGGAGGGCTTCACCAACGCTGTTCGCCATGCCCATGAGGGGTTAGCCGCGACGACCCCCATTGAGCTAGAGGTGCGACGTTATGGCGATCGCATCGAAATTCGCATTTGGGATCACGGGCCCCCCTTTGATCTCGAAGCCTGTTTAAATAAGGTGAATGCCCAAGCCGGTAACAGCAGCGGCGGCGGCGGACGAGGCATCGCGATTTTGCAAAAAATTGCCGATCACCTCAGTTACCAGCGCACCGAGCACCCGCAAAACTGTCTCTTAATTGTGAAACATTATCGCCGTTCATCCGGATAA
- a CDS encoding sulfurtransferase, protein MNPIISTAALGDRLADPNLVVIDCRFQLADPQWGRTQYQQSHLPGAYYLDLNTDLSAPVASHGGRHPLPDPTVLGEKLAAMGIIWGKTAVVAYDDAHCAFAARLWWLLRYYGHGAVMVLDGGWPAWVAEQRPVTAATPESRSGYFVPQVQPDWCMEREQVRRGQDSGTLTLVDARDADRYRGDREPIDPIAGHIPGAVNRPWREATTAAGYWRSPSEQRQRWDGIDWEGTVAVYCGSGVTACVNLLSLAIADLPSAQLYPGGWSDWCSFL, encoded by the coding sequence ATGAATCCTATTATTTCCACGGCTGCCCTGGGCGATCGCTTGGCTGATCCGAATCTCGTTGTGATCGACTGCCGTTTTCAGTTAGCCGATCCCCAGTGGGGACGGACTCAATACCAGCAGTCCCATCTTCCCGGTGCGTATTATCTTGACCTCAATACCGATCTTTCCGCCCCCGTGGCATCCCATGGCGGTCGCCATCCCCTTCCCGATCCCACCGTCCTTGGGGAAAAATTAGCGGCAATGGGGATCATCTGGGGCAAAACTGCTGTGGTGGCCTACGACGATGCCCACTGTGCCTTTGCGGCGCGGCTGTGGTGGCTGTTGCGGTACTACGGCCATGGGGCGGTGATGGTTTTGGATGGGGGATGGCCCGCATGGGTGGCGGAGCAGCGTCCGGTCACAGCGGCGACCCCTGAATCGCGATCGGGGTATTTTGTCCCGCAGGTACAGCCGGATTGGTGTATGGAGCGGGAACAGGTGCGCCGGGGTCAAGACAGCGGCACGTTGACCCTTGTGGATGCACGGGATGCCGATCGCTACCGAGGCGATCGCGAACCCATTGACCCGATCGCCGGCCATATTCCAGGGGCGGTCAATCGACCCTGGCGCGAGGCGACGACGGCGGCGGGGTATTGGCGATCGCCCTCAGAACAGCGTCAGCGTTGGGATGGGATCGATTGGGAGGGGACTGTGGCGGTGTACTGTGGTTCGGGCGTGACGGCCTGCGTGAATTTGCTTTCCTTGGCGATCGCAGACCTCCCCTCGGCCCAACTCTATCCTGGCGGCTGGAGTGACTGGTGCTCCTTTTTGTAA
- a CDS encoding NYN domain-containing protein, protein MFFPQNRLSIFVDGNNMFYAQQKNGWFFDPRRVLEYFKSEPTVMLVNAFWYTGLKDPQDQRGFRDALISLGYTVRTKILKEYYDDSSGRYSQKANLDIEIVVDMFNTCEQYNRVVLFSGDGDFERAIELLRSKNTHITVVSTEGMIARELRNATDCYIDLNEVRDHIEKIDY, encoded by the coding sequence ATGTTTTTTCCGCAAAATCGTTTATCTATTTTTGTTGACGGGAATAATATGTTCTATGCCCAACAAAAAAATGGTTGGTTCTTTGATCCCCGTCGGGTTTTAGAATATTTCAAAAGTGAACCCACCGTAATGCTCGTCAATGCCTTTTGGTATACCGGCTTAAAAGATCCCCAAGATCAGCGCGGCTTTCGAGATGCTTTGATCAGCCTGGGCTACACGGTACGCACGAAAATTCTCAAGGAATATTATGATGATTCGTCGGGACGTTATTCCCAAAAAGCGAATTTAGATATTGAAATTGTGGTGGATATGTTTAACACCTGTGAGCAATATAATCGCGTTGTTTTGTTTAGTGGCGATGGCGATTTTGAGCGGGCGATTGAACTGTTGCGATCGAAAAATACCCATATCACTGTAGTCTCCACCGAGGGCATGATTGCGCGGGAATTACGCAACGCCACCGATTGCTATATCGACCTCAATGAAGTGCGCGACCATATCGAAAAAATCGACTATTAA
- a CDS encoding WD40 repeat domain-containing protein has product MTRRYWLEITKYVFLAGSVVGTIAAAATQQVVYAAVPLTITVGLNMDNRNRINQLGQQQQLSGLTHLHQIIDPIEERLGELEQATTTLQSSTKDSSQQGKEAIAQLQKTINPLKNSLEQLKTQTQQLDTRTQQQLREFKENQLQTKESAVDQIEQFFNRIREHLAELELLAGQVNPATETQLTEIQGAIADLQARFNTLPDTTSLDSTQVQQIAADYQATLTAQLDEKIDRAIQDQLDPVRHDLDSLKTQVQQINPDTDQQLQDLRTAIARLQATVPPDSDSGSLAIEPAPAPLLIARNGQHSEQHHWQCAYILDAHSSGVNAIAISRHGQTFASGSDDHTIKLWNLSTGQVLRTIGQPNGSSGVAQVKTVAISPDGQLLASGGDDKTIKLWPLSPGRATHVLNGHAGTVKSIRFSPDGQTLISGSDDKTVRIWNLSTGQLLRTLTGHSEWFTGVKSVAMSPKGNLLASSSDDKTIKLWDLATGENLRTLVGHHGTINDLVFSPDGAYVISSSDDTLIKVWQVSDGREVATLSSHRDAVLAIALSPNGRVLASGSWDRRIILWDLGSGTPIDTLTGHSAAVSSLAFGQARQGNGSSPLWLVSGSSDDTIRVWQPA; this is encoded by the coding sequence ATGACCCGACGCTATTGGCTTGAGATTACAAAATATGTTTTTTTAGCAGGTTCTGTGGTGGGAACGATCGCAGCGGCGGCCACCCAACAAGTTGTGTATGCGGCGGTGCCGTTGACGATTACGGTGGGCCTCAATATGGATAACCGCAACCGGATTAATCAACTTGGACAGCAACAACAACTGTCGGGCTTAACGCATCTCCACCAAATTATTGATCCGATCGAAGAACGCCTCGGCGAACTTGAACAGGCTACTACCACGCTCCAAAGCAGCACGAAAGATTCATCACAGCAGGGTAAAGAGGCGATCGCTCAACTTCAAAAAACGATCAATCCCCTCAAAAATAGCCTCGAACAACTCAAAACCCAGACCCAACAATTGGACACCCGCACCCAACAACAACTGCGGGAATTCAAAGAAAATCAATTGCAAACCAAAGAATCCGCAGTGGATCAGATTGAACAGTTTTTCAATCGAATTCGGGAACATTTGGCAGAATTGGAATTGCTGGCGGGGCAGGTGAATCCGGCGACGGAAACCCAATTGACGGAGATTCAAGGGGCGATCGCAGATCTACAAGCACGGTTCAATACCCTACCGGACACCACGAGCCTCGATTCAACACAGGTACAGCAGATCGCCGCCGACTACCAAGCCACCCTCACCGCCCAGCTTGACGAAAAAATTGACCGGGCGATCCAAGACCAGCTTGATCCCGTCCGTCACGATCTAGACAGCCTCAAAACCCAGGTTCAACAGATCAACCCAGACACCGATCAACAACTCCAAGACCTGCGCACAGCGATCGCCCGCCTGCAAGCCACCGTTCCCCCCGACTCCGACTCCGGTAGCCTCGCCATTGAACCGGCTCCCGCCCCCCTCCTGATCGCCCGCAATGGTCAGCACAGCGAGCAACACCATTGGCAATGCGCCTATATCCTCGATGCCCACAGCAGTGGTGTGAATGCGATCGCCATCAGTCGCCACGGTCAAACCTTCGCCAGCGGCAGCGACGATCACACCATCAAACTCTGGAACCTCTCCACCGGCCAAGTCCTCCGTACCATTGGCCAGCCCAATGGGTCAAGCGGGGTTGCCCAAGTGAAAACCGTCGCCATTAGCCCCGATGGTCAACTGCTGGCCAGCGGCGGCGATGACAAGACAATCAAACTCTGGCCCCTGTCCCCCGGTCGCGCCACCCATGTCCTCAATGGTCACGCCGGGACGGTGAAATCCATCCGCTTTAGCCCCGATGGTCAAACCCTGATCAGCGGCAGTGATGACAAAACCGTGCGCATTTGGAATCTTTCCACGGGTCAATTGCTGCGCACCCTGACGGGTCATTCGGAATGGTTCACCGGGGTGAAGTCCGTGGCGATGAGTCCCAAAGGGAACCTGTTGGCCAGCAGCAGCGACGACAAGACGATTAAACTCTGGGACTTGGCCACGGGGGAAAATCTCCGCACCCTCGTTGGCCATCACGGCACAATTAATGATCTGGTCTTTAGTCCCGATGGGGCCTATGTGATCAGCAGCAGTGATGACACGCTGATTAAGGTGTGGCAGGTGAGTGATGGGCGCGAGGTGGCGACGCTGTCGAGTCATCGTGATGCGGTGTTAGCGATCGCCCTCAGTCCCAATGGTCGCGTCTTAGCCAGTGGAAGCTGGGATCGTCGCATCATCTTGTGGGATTTGGGCAGCGGCACGCCGATCGACACCTTGACCGGCCATTCTGCGGCGGTGTCCTCCCTCGCCTTCGGCCAAGCCCGCCAAGGCAACGGTTCTAGCCCCCTCTGGTTAGTGAGTGGCAGCAGCGACGACACGATCCGCGTCTGGCAACCGGCCTAG
- a CDS encoding adenylate/guanylate cyclase domain-containing protein, which translates to MQFWSKSLRIRLVSYFSLLSLLTVISVGVLTFLGARVLITRLVFDRLRVSALLKADAITLWIENQQEATTAIAQLNEVRDRLPALLQNPTAGDRASLDSAYIETKRLLTSTLASRPELAEIMILDQKGGRVVLSTNPEHEGEYRVKDSYFTEGLRNTYVQSVYPSPVTNRPTITISTPLGDARGQVVAVLAVHLNLEQMDRIVTERVGLGQSGTSYLVDAYNAFVSGDRFGKDDYPRGVHSEGIDKAISQQDGGGLYPDYAGVPVIGYSRWVDELQVALLVEITQAEAFRPARQLAWGIFIVGSGSVLLVMAGVSWFSLQITRPILAIKEAAIRVADGDFRQMAPVMTNDEVGVLAQAFNQMTARLQDLYAGWEEKVMQLELAEISVRKSLQELEVEQARSERLLLNTLPQAIAKRLKVGESVIAEHYEQVTVLFADLVNFTQVAERMPPKRLVEMLNEIFSEFDQLSDRHELEKIKTIGDAYMVVGGLPEPNPYHGEAVAAMALDMITVLKAFNARTGETLKLRIGIHSGSVVAGVIGMKKFTYDLWGDTVNLASRMESQGEAGQIQLSPVTYALVKSRFDCVPRGPIEVKGKGEMITYFLVGDRAVFEERSPTKPLQIRPRSDHPPLQDP; encoded by the coding sequence GTGCAATTTTGGTCAAAAAGCCTGCGGATTCGCTTGGTCAGTTATTTTTCGCTCCTGTCTCTCCTGACGGTGATTAGTGTTGGGGTGTTGACCTTTTTGGGAGCACGAGTACTGATCACCCGGTTGGTATTTGATCGGTTGCGGGTGTCGGCACTCCTCAAGGCTGATGCGATTACCCTGTGGATTGAAAATCAGCAGGAAGCCACGACGGCGATCGCCCAACTCAATGAAGTGCGCGATCGCCTCCCGGCCCTGTTGCAAAATCCCACAGCGGGCGATCGGGCCAGCCTCGATTCCGCCTACATTGAAACCAAACGCCTCCTCACCTCCACCCTCGCCAGTCGCCCAGAACTCGCGGAGATCATGATTCTCGACCAAAAGGGCGGGCGCGTCGTCCTGTCCACCAATCCAGAGCATGAAGGAGAATATCGCGTCAAAGACAGCTATTTCACCGAAGGGCTGCGGAACACCTACGTGCAAAGCGTCTATCCGTCGCCGGTGACCAATCGCCCCACGATCACGATTTCCACGCCCCTCGGTGATGCGCGGGGGCAAGTGGTGGCGGTGCTGGCGGTGCATCTCAATTTGGAGCAAATGGATCGGATTGTGACGGAGCGGGTGGGCTTGGGGCAAAGTGGAACGAGCTACTTGGTGGATGCTTACAATGCGTTTGTGTCTGGCGATCGCTTTGGTAAAGATGACTATCCCAGGGGCGTGCATTCCGAGGGTATCGACAAAGCGATCAGTCAACAGGACGGCGGCGGTCTGTACCCAGACTATGCCGGTGTGCCGGTGATTGGCTATTCGCGCTGGGTGGATGAATTACAGGTGGCGCTGCTGGTGGAAATTACCCAAGCGGAAGCCTTTCGACCGGCGCGACAGTTGGCCTGGGGGATTTTCATTGTCGGGTCGGGGTCGGTGCTGTTGGTGATGGCGGGGGTGTCTTGGTTTAGCTTGCAGATTACTCGGCCGATTTTAGCGATTAAAGAGGCGGCGATTCGGGTGGCGGATGGGGATTTTCGGCAAATGGCTCCGGTGATGACCAATGATGAGGTGGGGGTGTTGGCGCAGGCGTTTAATCAAATGACGGCACGGCTGCAAGACCTCTATGCGGGGTGGGAAGAAAAGGTGATGCAGTTGGAGTTGGCAGAAATTTCGGTGCGCAAAAGTTTGCAGGAGTTGGAAGTGGAACAGGCGCGGTCGGAACGGTTGCTGCTCAACACCTTGCCCCAGGCGATCGCGAAACGGCTCAAGGTGGGGGAGAGCGTGATCGCGGAACATTATGAGCAGGTGACGGTATTGTTTGCGGATTTGGTGAATTTTACCCAGGTGGCTGAACGGATGCCGCCGAAGCGGTTGGTGGAGATGCTCAATGAAATTTTTTCGGAGTTTGATCAGTTGAGCGATCGCCACGAACTCGAAAAAATTAAAACCATTGGCGATGCCTACATGGTGGTGGGGGGATTGCCGGAACCGAACCCCTACCATGGGGAGGCGGTGGCCGCCATGGCCTTAGATATGATCACGGTGCTGAAGGCGTTTAATGCCCGCACGGGGGAAACCCTCAAACTGCGAATTGGGATACATTCGGGGTCGGTGGTGGCGGGGGTGATTGGGATGAAAAAGTTTACCTATGATCTGTGGGGCGATACGGTGAATTTGGCTTCGCGGATGGAGTCCCAAGGAGAAGCAGGGCAAATTCAACTCTCGCCGGTGACCTATGCGTTGGTGAAATCTCGCTTTGACTGTGTGCCCCGTGGCCCGATTGAGGTGAAGGGCAAAGGCGAGATGATTACCTATTTTTTGGTGGGCGATCGCGCCGTCTTTGAAGAGCGATCGCCCACCAAACCGTTACAGATTCGTCCCCGCTCTGATCATCCCCCGTTGCAAGATCCCTAA
- a CDS encoding aldo/keto reductase yields the protein MQMVQLGPQGPRVPALGIGTWAWGDSLFWNYGDDYGAPEVEAAFEAAIAAGITFFDTAEVYGLGKSETLLGQFCQACDRPVQLATKFGPAPWRWSADAVHEAVTASLKRLQKPSITLYQVHWPFTFFLSQETLLNALAAEVKQGRIEAVGVSNYSTAQMVEAQEILDRQGIPLAVNQVQYSLLHRQIERNGILRHAQQAGITILAYSPLAQGLLTGKYTSDRTPSGPRRWDSRFNPDGLARIAPVLDLLHRYGDEYGKTPSQVALNWLIAQDGVIPIPGAKNARQAEQNAGALGWRLGDDAIAQLDQVTRPWLGE from the coding sequence ATGCAAATGGTGCAACTGGGCCCCCAAGGGCCAAGGGTTCCCGCTTTGGGGATTGGCACATGGGCCTGGGGAGATTCCCTGTTTTGGAACTATGGCGATGATTACGGTGCGCCGGAGGTGGAGGCGGCGTTTGAGGCGGCGATCGCAGCGGGGATCACCTTTTTTGACACGGCGGAAGTCTACGGCTTAGGCAAATCGGAAACGCTCCTCGGTCAGTTTTGCCAGGCGTGCGATCGCCCCGTCCAACTCGCCACCAAATTCGGCCCCGCGCCCTGGCGGTGGTCTGCCGATGCGGTACATGAGGCCGTTACCGCCAGCCTCAAACGGTTGCAAAAACCCAGCATTACCCTCTACCAAGTCCATTGGCCCTTCACTTTCTTCCTCAGCCAAGAAACTCTCTTAAATGCCCTTGCCGCTGAAGTGAAACAAGGCCGAATCGAAGCCGTCGGCGTGAGCAACTATTCCACCGCCCAAATGGTCGAAGCTCAGGAAATCCTCGATCGCCAAGGCATCCCCCTCGCCGTCAACCAAGTGCAATATTCCCTGCTCCACCGCCAGATTGAACGCAACGGCATCCTCCGCCATGCCCAACAAGCGGGCATCACCATTCTCGCCTACAGCCCCCTGGCCCAAGGGTTACTGACGGGCAAATACACCAGCGATCGCACCCCCAGCGGCCCCCGCCGTTGGGACAGTCGCTTCAACCCCGACGGCCTCGCCCGCATTGCCCCCGTCCTTGATCTTCTCCACCGCTACGGCGACGAATACGGCAAAACCCCCAGCCAAGTCGCCCTCAATTGGCTGATCGCCCAAGACGGCGTGATCCCCATCCCCGGCGCAAAAAATGCCCGCCAAGCGGAACAGAATGCCGGAGCCTTGGGCTGGCGTTTGGGCGATGATGCGATCGCGCAACTCGACCAAGTCACTCGCCCATGGTTAGGGGAATAA